CATCTCTTGAATGATGTTATGAGTAGGATCAGGATCTTTTGCCATTGTTTTTAAAAATGATTCAAAAGGAATATGAAAAATTTTTTCAACCTCACGATTAGCAGATAGTGGAGGAATTTCATCAAGAACTGAAACAAATGGTAAAATCAGGAATCCAGAATTCAAAGTAACAACAGGATCTAGTTGGCCAACTACCTGCTTTCGTGTAATTTCAAGGCCTATCTCTTCACTAGTCTCACGTAATGCTGTGTGAAGAAGATCCTGATCATCTTCTTCTAACTTTCCTCCTGGAAAAGATATTTCACCAGCATGAAATGTCATATGTTTTGGTTTTTCAGTCATTACAATTCTTGGCTCACTACCATAAATCACCACTAGAACAGATGCCAAACGATATTTTTCATCAAAATCAATTTTAGGATTTATGGGATTAGAAAATGTGGAT
The window above is part of the Nitrosopumilus sp. genome. Proteins encoded here:
- a CDS encoding CoA pyrophosphatase yields the protein MNLDELKSTFSNPINPKIDFDEKYRLASVLVVIYGSEPRIVMTEKPKHMTFHAGEISFPGGKLEEDDQDLLHTALRETSEEIGLEITRKQVVGQLDPVVTLNSGFLILPFVSVLDEIPPLSANREVEKIFHIPFESFLKTMAKDPDPTHNIIQEMYTFEYQNQIVWGASARILKQLRNHLQT